The Hydrogenothermus marinus DNA segment TGAAGAAGTTGAAATAAACGGAGTAAAAGGACATTTAACTCATTTCTTAGTTGAACCTTTTGTTCCTCATAAACCAGAAGAAGAATATTATGTAGCAATAACAGTTGGTGAAGATGAAGATATTGTTTATATGTCTGCTTTTGGTGGAATAGAAGTTGAAGAAAATTGGGATAAAGTTGTTGAAGTAAAAATACCAGTAGGTGCTTCAGATGAAGAAATAAAAAAATTAATTGAAGAAAATGTTCCAGCAGATATAAAAGATAAAGAAAAATATGCAGATTTTGTATATAGACTTTATAAACTCTTTAGAGATTTACATTTTGCATATCTTGAAATTAATCCACTTGTAATGGTCGGAAATAAAGTTTACCCACTTGACTTTGTTGGTAGAGTTGATGATACAGCTCAATTTGTTGTTGGTAAAAAATGGGGAGATTTAGAATTTCCTGCAGGATTTGGAGGAGAACTTACACCTGAAGAGAAATATATTAAAGAAATGGATGAAAAATCTGGTGCATCTTTAAAACTTACAATTTTAAATCCAGAAGGAAGAATATGGACATTAGTTGCAGGTGGTGGTGCATCTGTTGTTTATGCTGATACTGTTGCAGACTTAGGACAGGTTAAAGAACTTGCAAATTATGGTGAGTACTCAGGAAACCCATCAAGAACAGAAACAAGAGAGTATGTAAAAACAGTTTTTGATTTAATGACAAGAAATAAACATCCAGAAGGAGATAAAATTCTAATAATTGGTGGTGCTATCGCTAACTTTACAGATGTTGCAAAAACATTTGAAGGTATTATAGATGCAATGAAAGAATATGCTGATAAGCTTAAAGAAGTTGGAGTTAAAATCTATGTAAGAAGAGGTGGTCCTAATTACGAAGTAGGTCTTAAAAGAATTAAACAAGCAGCTGAAGAACTTGGCCTTCCAATAGAAGTTTATGGACCTGAAACTCATATGACTGAAATAGTTAGAAAAGCTATAGATGAAAATGTAAATAAAGCAGCTTAATAAGAAAAATAAGGAGGAAAAACTAATGAGCAAACCTGATTACTTATTATTTGACAGAAATACTAAAGCAATTTTTTGGAACTTAAACAGAAACGCAATACAAAGAATGCTTGATTATGATTATGTAGTAGGAAGAGAGCCTTCAATAGTAGCGATAGTTGCACCTACTCAATCAAGAAAATTTGACAAATTCTTCTATGGAACACAAGAAATAAGAATTCCTATATATAAATCAACTACAGATGCAGCTAAGGATTTCCCAGAAGCTGATGTTTTATTAAATTTTGCATCTTTTAGAACTGCTTATGATGTAACAATGGAAGCTCTTGAAATACCAACTATAAGAACAAT contains these protein-coding regions:
- a CDS encoding ATP citrate lyase citrate-binding domain-containing protein, translating into MAQRGIREFDGKRILAKNWEEYFNGDFEYDFKSILITPETDLDKIPEEYPWVKETPLVAKPDMLFGKRGKLGLIYFKKEKPGDVTWEDAKEWIKQKMAEEVEINGVKGHLTHFLVEPFVPHKPEEEYYVAITVGEDEDIVYMSAFGGIEVEENWDKVVEVKIPVGASDEEIKKLIEENVPADIKDKEKYADFVYRLYKLFRDLHFAYLEINPLVMVGNKVYPLDFVGRVDDTAQFVVGKKWGDLEFPAGFGGELTPEEKYIKEMDEKSGASLKLTILNPEGRIWTLVAGGGASVVYADTVADLGQVKELANYGEYSGNPSRTETREYVKTVFDLMTRNKHPEGDKILIIGGAIANFTDVAKTFEGIIDAMKEYADKLKEVGVKIYVRRGGPNYEVGLKRIKQAAEELGLPIEVYGPETHMTEIVRKAIDENVNKAA